In one Coriobacteriia bacterium genomic region, the following are encoded:
- a CDS encoding glutamine synthetase type III, which produces MAEDISKIYGSMVFNDKVMHDRLPKPVYKSLHETIQNGTALDEDSANAVAHAMKEWAIENGCTHYTHWFQPLSGITSEKHDAFIDPLGDGAAITSFSGKELIQGEPDASSFPSGGLRGTAEARGYTAWDPTSFAFIKDEVLCIPTAFISYTGESLDKKTPLLRSMKAISDQAKRVLACFGIDDVPQVVTTVGAEQEYFLIKEDDYRRRPDLIMCGRTLFGAHPMKGQELEEHYFGAIREVVSDFMKEVDDTLWRMGVDAKTKHNEVAPCQHEIAPIFSRANVAIDNNLLTMEVLREAAPHHGLACLLNEKPFKGINGSGKHDNWSIATPGLNMLNPGDDPAHNYIFLLSLAAVIQGVDDYQELLRATVASAGNDHRLGANEAPPAIVSIFLGDELTSIVDAIAAGEDAISHKMGRMDLGSEVLPSLEQDNTDRNRTSPFAFTGNRFEFRMPGSELNLSSPNTVLNAAVAKSFKEYADRLEGAEDVEAEAIAICRDVFNAHKRIIFNGNGYSEEWPIEAERRGLANNRTTPDALQAYIKPESIELMDSFGILDEAEMRARYGVDMEHYAKVKNIEAMCMLDIANRIITPAVIKYSKVVADEIIAKKAVNPDLSAETEEKLLERLADCLHEMGLKTHALHMLHEEAYDKETWPERAAAYVELVVPAMDNLRSVADRLEELTDRAYWPMPTYNDMLFYV; this is translated from the coding sequence ATGGCGGAAGATATCAGCAAGATCTATGGAAGCATGGTGTTCAACGACAAGGTCATGCATGACCGCTTGCCCAAGCCGGTGTACAAGAGCCTGCACGAGACCATCCAGAACGGAACGGCGCTCGACGAGGATTCCGCCAATGCCGTGGCGCACGCCATGAAGGAATGGGCCATCGAAAACGGCTGCACGCACTATACGCACTGGTTCCAGCCGCTTTCCGGCATCACTTCGGAGAAGCATGACGCTTTCATCGACCCGCTCGGAGACGGCGCGGCCATCACGTCATTCTCCGGCAAGGAGCTCATCCAGGGCGAGCCAGACGCGTCATCGTTCCCGAGCGGCGGCCTGCGCGGCACGGCCGAGGCACGTGGCTATACCGCTTGGGACCCCACGAGCTTCGCGTTCATCAAGGACGAGGTGCTGTGCATTCCCACGGCGTTCATCTCCTACACGGGTGAGTCCCTCGACAAGAAGACCCCGCTTCTGCGCAGCATGAAGGCGATTTCCGACCAGGCCAAGCGCGTGCTTGCCTGCTTTGGCATCGATGATGTTCCGCAGGTCGTCACCACCGTCGGCGCCGAGCAGGAATACTTCCTCATCAAGGAGGACGATTACCGTCGTCGCCCCGACCTCATCATGTGCGGCAGGACGCTCTTTGGTGCCCACCCCATGAAGGGGCAGGAGCTCGAGGAGCATTACTTCGGTGCCATTCGCGAAGTCGTGAGCGACTTCATGAAGGAGGTCGATGACACGCTGTGGCGCATGGGCGTGGATGCGAAGACCAAGCACAACGAGGTTGCGCCGTGTCAGCACGAAATCGCGCCCATCTTCTCGCGCGCGAACGTCGCCATCGACAACAATCTTCTGACGATGGAGGTCCTGCGCGAGGCAGCGCCGCATCATGGCCTTGCCTGCCTGCTCAACGAGAAGCCCTTCAAGGGCATCAACGGCTCGGGCAAGCACGATAACTGGTCCATAGCCACGCCTGGCCTCAACATGCTCAACCCCGGCGATGACCCGGCGCACAACTACATCTTCCTGCTCTCGCTCGCTGCCGTCATCCAGGGCGTCGACGATTATCAGGAACTGCTGCGCGCCACGGTTGCATCTGCCGGCAACGATCATCGTCTCGGTGCGAACGAGGCACCGCCCGCCATCGTGTCGATCTTCCTGGGCGACGAGCTCACGAGCATCGTCGACGCGATTGCCGCGGGCGAGGACGCCATCTCGCACAAGATGGGGCGCATGGACCTCGGCAGCGAGGTGCTTCCCTCGCTCGAGCAGGACAACACCGACCGCAACCGCACGTCTCCGTTTGCGTTCACCGGCAACCGTTTCGAGTTCCGCATGCCGGGAAGCGAGCTCAACCTCTCGTCTCCCAACACGGTGCTCAACGCGGCCGTCGCCAAGAGCTTCAAGGAGTATGCCGACCGTCTCGAGGGCGCCGAAGATGTCGAGGCCGAGGCAATCGCCATCTGCCGTGATGTCTTCAACGCGCACAAGCGCATCATCTTCAACGGCAATGGCTATTCCGAGGAGTGGCCCATCGAGGCCGAGCGTCGCGGTCTTGCCAACAACCGCACGACGCCGGATGCCCTGCAGGCCTACATCAAGCCCGAGAGCATCGAGCTCATGGACAGCTTCGGCATCCTCGACGAGGCCGAGATGCGCGCGCGCTACGGTGTCGACATGGAGCATTACGCCAAGGTGAAGAACATCGAGGCGATGTGCATGCTCGACATCGCGAATCGCATCATCACGCCGGCCGTCATCAAGTACAGCAAGGTCGTTGCCGACGAGATCATCGCGAAGAAGGCCGTCAATCCCGACCTTTCGGCCGAGACCGAGGAAAAGCTGCTCGAGCGCCTTGCAGACTGCCTGCACGAGATGGGCCTCAAGACGCACGCGCTGCACATGTTGCACGAGGAGGCCTACGACAAGGAGACCTGGCCCGAGCGTGCCGCTGCTTACGTCGAGCTCGTTGTGCCCGCCATGGACAATCTGCGCAGTGTCGCCGACCGCCTCGAGGAGCTCACCGATCGCGCCTATTGGCCGATGCCCACGTACAACGACATGCTCTTCTACGTCTAA
- the glmM gene encoding phosphoglucosamine mutase, whose amino-acid sequence MARLFGTDGVRGVAGEELDRDLAVALGRVAVRKIGKRIFIGRDSRESGPMLEQALVDGICAEGGQPAVVGIVPTPAVALITREMGADCGIVISASHNPPEYNGIKFFDGQGYKLPDALEDEMQELVEELRGEQVETGQSRPVPNAALYYANHAAAVLQERGVDLSGMKIAVDCAHGASCETTPATLRALGAEVFVINADPDGSEINVGCGSTHLEPVKFLMESRGADIAIAHDGDADRMLALASDGTVIDGDFLLAICAKDLKERGLLDNNLVVSTVMANLGFQLAMKREGIDVITTKVGDRYVLEAMREHGAVLGGEQSGHIIFGKRNTTGDGLVSALELLGVIAASGKTAKELMEVMEKFPQALVNVRVTDRALYEGNEAIAAAEAAAEEELGEEGRLLVRASGTEPLIRVMVEAHTQEQADAIANRVADVVIEQIGA is encoded by the coding sequence ATGGCTCGATTGTTTGGTACGGATGGCGTACGCGGCGTCGCAGGTGAGGAACTCGACCGCGACTTAGCGGTTGCCCTGGGGCGTGTGGCGGTTCGCAAGATTGGCAAGCGCATCTTCATCGGACGCGATAGTCGCGAGTCAGGTCCCATGCTCGAGCAAGCGCTCGTTGACGGCATTTGCGCGGAAGGCGGACAACCCGCTGTCGTCGGCATTGTCCCGACGCCCGCCGTCGCGCTCATCACGCGCGAGATGGGTGCCGACTGCGGCATCGTCATCTCGGCAAGCCACAATCCGCCCGAATACAACGGCATCAAGTTCTTCGACGGGCAGGGCTACAAGCTGCCCGATGCGCTCGAGGACGAGATGCAAGAGCTCGTCGAGGAGCTGCGCGGCGAGCAGGTCGAGACCGGACAATCGCGCCCCGTGCCCAATGCCGCCCTCTACTACGCCAACCACGCGGCTGCGGTGCTGCAGGAGCGCGGCGTCGACCTTTCCGGCATGAAGATCGCTGTTGATTGCGCGCACGGTGCATCGTGCGAGACGACGCCGGCCACCCTGCGCGCGCTCGGTGCCGAGGTCTTTGTCATCAACGCCGATCCCGATGGCAGCGAGATCAACGTGGGCTGCGGCTCGACGCACCTCGAGCCGGTGAAGTTCCTGATGGAAAGCCGCGGTGCCGATATCGCGATTGCCCATGACGGCGATGCCGACCGCATGCTCGCACTCGCATCTGACGGTACGGTCATCGACGGTGATTTCCTGCTCGCCATCTGCGCGAAGGATCTCAAGGAACGCGGTTTGCTCGACAACAACCTCGTCGTATCGACGGTCATGGCCAACCTGGGCTTCCAGCTTGCCATGAAACGGGAGGGTATCGACGTCATCACCACCAAGGTGGGTGACCGCTACGTGCTCGAGGCCATGCGCGAGCATGGTGCCGTGCTCGGCGGCGAGCAGTCCGGCCACATCATCTTCGGCAAGCGCAACACGACGGGCGACGGCCTCGTGTCCGCGCTCGAGCTGCTCGGCGTCATCGCCGCAAGTGGCAAGACGGCCAAGGAACTCATGGAGGTTATGGAGAAGTTTCCGCAGGCGCTCGTCAACGTGCGCGTTACCGACCGTGCCCTCTATGAGGGAAACGAGGCCATCGCCGCCGCCGAGGCAGCTGCCGAGGAGGAGCTTGGCGAGGAGGGCCGTCTGCTCGTGAGGGCGTCGGGCACCGAACCGCTCATACGCGTCATGGTCGAGGCGCATACGCAGGAGCAGGCCGATGCGATTGCCAATCGCGTGGCCGATGTCGTGATCGAACAGATTGGCGCGTAG